CGTCGTTGTAGCTATAGATGCTAAAAAAGATATAACCCTCAACAAATATATAGTTTACACTCACGGCGGAAGTAAAAGAACAACCTTAGATGCCATAGAATGGGCCAAAAAATGTCAAGAACTTGGCGCGGGAGAACTGCTTGTAACGTCTATGGATACAGATGGAGTTAAAAAAGGATATGATCTGGAATTGATTAAAAATATAGCACAATGTGTAGAAATACCTGTTATTGCTTCAGGTGGAGCAGGAAATGTAAAAGATTTTTGCGATGTTTTTCAAGTCGGTGCAGATGCTGCTTTGGCCGCTTCAATTTTCCATTATGGTACATATACACCTTATCAACTTAAAACAGAATTGAAGGAGTTGGGAATAAATGTTAGACTTTAATGAAGATTTGTTAAACAAAATAGATTGGAAAAAAAATGACGGCTTAGTACCCGTAATAGTTCAAAATTCAGATGGAGAAGTGTTAACCTTAGGATATATGAATAAAGAAGCCTTAAATAAAACGCTACAAACAAAATTAGTACATTATTATTCACGAAGCAAAAATAGAATAAGAATGAAAGGAGAAACAAGTGGTAACTATCAAAAATTAAACCAAGTATACATAGATTGTGACAACGATACTTTATTGTTAAAGGTAGAACAAGTTGGCGTAGCTTGCCATCTTGGAACAAAGAGTTGTTTCAGAGAGATTGAAAAACTAAACGATTTTC
This region of Petrotoga sp. 9PWA.NaAc.5.4 genomic DNA includes:
- the hisIE gene encoding bifunctional phosphoribosyl-AMP cyclohydrolase/phosphoribosyl-ATP diphosphatase HisIE, translated to MLDFNEDLLNKIDWKKNDGLVPVIVQNSDGEVLTLGYMNKEALNKTLQTKLVHYYSRSKNRIRMKGETSGNYQKLNQVYIDCDNDTLLLKVEQVGVACHLGTKSCFREIEKLNDFQESNIDYSLDILNELKEVIKDRKNNPKDGSYTSYLFKEGKEKIYKKFGEEAVEVLVAPNKERIIYETADMIYHLLVLLTYENIELGEIMQELKKRHKED
- the hisF gene encoding imidazole glycerol phosphate synthase subunit HisF; translation: MLTKRIIAALDIKDGKVVKGVKFENIKQAGDPIELAKKYEKDGIDEIVFLDITASKEKRKIIKDLVEKISKELFIPFTVGGGLHTVEEMLEIIKSGADKVFINTAAVENPSLIKESSKIIGSSNVVVAIDAKKDITLNKYIVYTHGGSKRTTLDAIEWAKKCQELGAGELLVTSMDTDGVKKGYDLELIKNIAQCVEIPVIASGGAGNVKDFCDVFQVGADAALAASIFHYGTYTPYQLKTELKELGINVRL